CACGGAGATGGGAGGATtaacaaaggaaaaggaaacttttGTGGGTCATGGAGATGTTCATTGTTTGATTATGGTGAAAGTGACATGCTCCCCAGCCACCTAGTAGCATAGCCAACTCACTAAACTCCATGAAAAGCAGAGGTAGCTGAGGTAGGCTATACAGTAGGTTGTAAGCATGGGCTGTGGCAAGCCAGGGCACTACGGCCTGTCATACCGACGCAGTCTGATTACGGCCTGGTGCAGACACCCGCTCCACATACAGCCTCAGTCTGGAGCCCAGGATCATGATCTACCAACCTCACAGatcagaaggaaaatgaaagtgGGGCAAACCCAAATAGGGATCACAGGACCAATCAATAGCATTAATACTTTCCAAACCCTGATTAGCATTAATTTGGACCAACAATGATGATCCAAGTGCTACAAAAACCCCTAGACTAGCACACTCAAGTGGCAACCCCTATCCAGTTCCTTCTTGCCTTGCCAGAGCTGTATCTTTGCTTCCCACTCAAACAAATCCTACTCTTTTACACTCACTCTTCCTCTTCAGTGggtttcattctttgaattcatgaGACAAGGGCTGAacatgtagctcagttggtagagtgcttgcctagcattcataaggtcttgggttcaattcccagaaccatcaccaaaaaaaaaaaaaaaggtaaattgatGAGTCAAGAACCAGTAAACCAGTAAAGAAGAAATTGATGAGGACTCTACTCACCAGTGGACTCTACTCACCAGTAGGTAACcaactatacattttaaatatgcaCACAACTgtatgtcaattatacctcaataaatctGTTAAAAGTAATAAGATAAATAGCAGGTacttcacaaaaaaaaatgtttacataacTTGGAGTTTTAGAGAATGTGCATACTAGGTTGTTTTCACTAGGAATTAAATCAAAtgcacaataactaaactgtacATTCCTAATTTTTGAGTTCCTATACTGAAGAAACTTGAACCCAGAGAAATTAAACAACTTGCTCACACTAACAACTGAACATGTGTTATGagttcaaaatacaaatttaacaACTCATCTTTAATTTTCCAATGTACACATTCCCAGAATACACATTTCTCCTAATTTTACAAGAAAGGAAATGAGGTAAACTAGAACTAGAGGAAATTTGTCCTTGCTCTCAATTCAAGGCTCTTTTTAGTTCATATATGAAGGTCAAGCCAAATGCTTCCTCTTGATAAAATACAAAGAGTGCTGTACCAGGAATTGAGAAACCTGCTTCTCATTTCTTAACTAGCCAGGTAACCACTGAGTTTCACCTTTTTATTTGCCTGTAAAATTGGTGATAATGCTGTCTGTCCTATTTTAAGAGGCACTGTAAACTTTAAATGAGTTGGTATTTCAAAAACTGTAAGAACTAAGtagatataaattattataaacaaaCATACCTTTCACATAATTTGCAATGGCTTCTTTTGTATCTCTCTCTGGGTCAATGGTGATGAAAAGTGGAGTTAAATTTGGCAGAGATGGAATACTATCTGGAAGAAAGTTCCAATTAGTATTCACAAGTGTTACAGCAAACTGTTAAGGAAACAAAGGGACATCTAACACTGGAGTGGAGAGGACAGGGAAGGGAGTAGGTCCGTATATTTATTGTCTGTTGTGTGGAACCAGGTAAAATATCCTATCAAATACATGTGCTGTTATGGAAACACTGTTACTCTGGATCCCATCATGTGGCCATCTTACTTTCTAATCTGATCCAGTGTTTACAGTTTTTTCCCCTACCATATCtcaagagcaaaataaatattaataaggaTTAAATATCCCAAAGCTCTTCATTTGAAGGAGGAAGCATCCTTCCTTCTAAATGGTATTAATAAAAATACTACTAACTACAGATCATTTCAGATTTCCAAATCTAATCATCACAGGGGAGAAGGCACTATACAAAAACAGAGTTCAGGGACGTCGTCAGGCCACAGTGACAATTTTAAGTGATCTAACATTTACTATCAAAACAAGTTTCTTTTGGTAGACAGGAAGGTTACAGAATCAAAGCAAGAAACAAGCTGAATGCTGAGATTTTATGTTCTTACAAACTAAATATTCATACTGCCCCACCCAACATAATgcaggaaatgaaaaaaacagtAATCATAAATGGTGTAGAGTTAGCAATGGCTTTCTTACCTATTTCATCCACGACATGAAtcattttttctagttcttctgGACAGATATCAGGGCAATGAgtgaaaccaaaataaatcagTACCCACTGGCCCAGGTAATCCTTGTCAGTTTTGGGTTCTCCTTCATGAGTTGTGAGGGAAAATGGTCCCCCAAGCAAAGGCTTTCCAATGCTTCGTTGCCTTTCCTTCTCCAGCTCTTAAAAAGATACATACATAACACCTAAAAGTCATTCTAACCAAATATACTTGATACATGGTTAGCACTATATTAATAGATCATGGGGGAAGCACAAAATGTGAACAAATTGTTTGTTTTCAATAAGTTAAAaatcttttcagaaaaataaacacaaaacaataaaaccaaatTAAATGCCTTGATATGTAATAAGCACTATTAGAAAGTAGCAAAACTATTTCATCCTCTTCTGGAACAATTCAGCCAGTAACATATGGATGTTATTTTTCTGGTTCTTAAGGTTATACTGTGATTACACTGGAGAATTTTCTTGTTTGAAGGAAATAGTGAAAGTATTTGGAGATGATAAGGCATCATGTCAACAAATACCATCAAATAATTTAGAAACACTTAAGGTTACCTCGTAGTAAATTTTCTAAGTACAACAAACActattgtaaaatgaaattacaaaCCAAAATCAAAAGCTTGCATATCTAAATTTGTCACTTATTTTCCTTGCTTTCCATATCGATAAAATACTGATCATAATGCAAAACAGTCATCTTTATCAATATCAATACAAACTTATATTCTATACTAAAATTCTACAGAACCAAGATTCTACAGTCTATGAATTCTCATTCTCAGATTTAAACATTACTCTTTGTATAATGGCCACTAAAACAGGCTCTAAAGTTAAGAACTGAATCAGatttaagcaatattttaaagatttaattaaCATTTCCAATCCAAATCTTAAAATCCTGAAATattcactaaaatataaaattcttttttttcctccctaaacATTTAAggatgctaatacacaacaaTGCCTGGCTCTCCCTCAACCATGGTCAGCCTCTGGTGCTACTCACTTGTTTGTAGGATCTACTCTCAGGCAACCTTCTCTCACCCCAAAGTTGCGCCTTCCTTTGGGCCCTAACAGCACCTGGAGTTTCCTTCTGGTTTGCCAGAATCTAACCTAGTGAAACCCTTTCTTTCTGTGACTGTTTCCCTGTCATGTGCACCTAAAAGACTGGATAGTACTTTAGTCATCTTTGTATTCTCTGGACTTCATACAGTACACATTCAAATCTATTCGCAATAAGTCTTTTAATattgttgggaaaaaaaatattgttggaAAGTGGGATTGTGaattgatttggaaaaataaaagacattgacTAAACAtgtgatattaaaatattctgtagtgGTTAATTGTTCTAACTTTCAATTGTTTGGTTTTGATAAATGTGCCATGGTTAtataagaaactcagtgaaagtACACTGGGAACTTTCCATTCATCTTTGCAACTCTTCTgtgaatctaaaattatttcaaaacaacaatgaaaaaaatgctaGTCCAGAGTTAGGATTTTATTCAGACATGACCTGATGATATCTACTTactctctgtcttttctttcttgaagtacTTCATTCCAGCCAATAAAGCTCCTCCAATAGCAAATGTGAATGCTAAAGACTTCCAAGAAACAGGCTACTGgggcaaatatttaaaaaataaaaattctagtaaGTCACAAACATTTAACCATGCTGAAATTAATTTCAGGAGTTTTTAATATGCATATACTCAGATCATGATCTTGTTAAATATGCAGAATGTTTCAGGTTACAATGGGATGATAAAATACTGAAAGTTTCTGCGAAGGCAATTATAGCTGAGTTCTGAATACAGTCAATTACAAAGGTACTCATTCCAGGGGAAAGCTCCCCCCCAAGTCATTTTCTGTTCATGTGGAAAATCAACCCAAAGAGGGTCAAGTACCATGACTATTAGTATACGTGAATTTTGCTCCAActgttgattttaaaaaacaattaccaGCCtgtgctgaaaactgaaaatgcacataaaataagtgaaattttgCAAACTGCATCGAATTACTTCCAGGCTCTTTCAAGTTACAAAATAAGATATTTGCCACCTAGGCGGAGCTCATTAACCCTTTCCACAGCTCCGAAAACCCAGTTCTCTCACCCGTCACTAGAGGGTAGTAGCTCTCAATTCTTTTGGGGTAAGAACTAgaactggggggtgggggggagggaccCAAGAAATAGGTGTTTGCACACATCTAAAATCacctttgtttcaatttcattaggAGGACTCAACAGACAGAAATTATAGACGTGCTCTGGCTCTTCAATTATAGTGGTTTGAGAACCTTAAGAAAAAACTGGAATCTATGTGTTAAGTCCAAGCCCAAGTACCTAACCCCGCAGAGAAGGTGTTGGTTTTCAAGTTCTCGTAAACACTGGCTACTGATAAACCAGGGGAAACGGGATGACATTCCATTAGGCAGGTAAAACCGCCAAGCTGAGGACACTTTCAGGCCAGACCGAGTAGTTTCTGAGGGTTTGACCAAATGGAACGGCTGCAGACAGCGGTGACAGGAGCCGGAAGGGCTCCAGGCGTACACTCACCCCAGGTTTGGAGGGGCGCGTGGGGTCTCTGCTGCCCTTCGACTCGGGACCTGAGGACCCCGGGGGTGGCGGCACCGCCGTACTTAAGGGCCGGCTTCTCAGGTAACTGCCGGGGAGCTTGGAGGCCAGCCGCAGCGCCTCATGCCGCGCGCAGCACTGCGTCAACAAGACTCTCGCAGTCCTCTCCGCCAGCACCCAACGCTCGATTCCGCTAGGAAGGAGACGCCAAAGTTGGCCACCTGGGTACCGAATAACCCGGCCGAACCCTAACATCAGCGCCGCCATGAGCTTTCGGTACCGCACCTCCTTTGACCCGCCCCACCACTTCCGGTGCCGCTTCCGCTTCCTCCGGAAGTCGCAAGAAGCCGCTCTTTCCGCTCTGCTCGGTGGTGGTGCCCTAGCTGGTAGTCTTAAAGCCTTTGCTGAGGAGCCGGCGCGCGGTAGGTGGTTCCTTGGAAAGCGGGCCCTGGAGCGGGCCGAGGGGGCGGGGACAGCGGGGCGGTGGAGAGGGGACGCTCTCAAAGGTCCCAGCTAGACCAGGCCGGGGCGGTACTGAGTCCTGCTCAGATGAAAGAAAACGCCGGCCGCAGTCTGGCAGGGCTGGGCATCCCCTTTCCCTCCACTTTGTTGGTTATCCATCTCGCCCTGGTCCAGCCCAGTTTGGACGCCAGCCAGGGGAAACTACGGGGTAGTTGATTCTTTCACACTTGCAAAGTGTAAGTGGACCTGTTGCGCTTGAAATAATcctttgatttaaaatatattataaacaatttttttaaatatgtgcgGTTAGGGTGGTAAAAGCGAGTTAAGTGTAACCAAAATGCCCAGCATTTCTAAGGATCCATTACATCGCAAACTGATTATAAAGCACAGTGCTGTACCGAGTATATACTGCGTTAACCCTCCTTAATTCAGTCGACAGGGGCTCCAGTCTCTTAAAATACTGTCACTGCTCCCTGCCCCCTTCAGTTTTTTGATTAAAAAAGTTGCTGATGGCTTCGTCATCTGAGACCTTTTCTGTTACTTGGATACAGGCACATATTAATGAGACTAAGGTCtatataagtttatttatttatttttgttgttgcagagaacattgatttcatttgcttttgttaaGTCTCAGTAGCTGCAATCTtcatccccaccccaccactTCTGTGTGGGGCATTTCCAAAAATGCAAGGGGGGGGGAAAGATCCAAACCCAAAACCTTCTATCTCCTTATTTACATGATTCCCACTCTTGTGTGATATTTTCTTCAAGGTGTAATAGTGAGAGAAAGGCTTTACCCTCATGGTGCCCCATAGAAATTCCAGGGACCAGTTGAGAGGAAATTAGGTTTATTCAAAGCTGACTTTGAGTAAGACAGAGGAGACCTTTCTgtcccaaatctccaacttcaagGACtcaggggtgcagaaagcttttgtaagagaaaaggaggcaaagagagacaaaaggcaggaaatataCATTTTGTAACATCACTggtaatatgaatatatatttagcTAGCCTGAATATATGTCAGTCTTTATTTCCTTGGCATTTGGGAGCTCTGGTTCAAGAGGACTTACTCAGAGCAGAAGCAGCTATTGTTCCACTGATTTTTGCAAAGAATTTTGTTTTCCCTGTGATTTGACCCACCTTGCCAGGGGTGCTGCTCCCCAACCCAGTAAGTTGTAGTTCAGtaggatttgtttttttcttcctaaagttCAGCTGGAAATTTCTGAAATTTATGCTCAAAATTAGAAGCGTTGCTAAATGTTTCCTTAGCATTTCAGATCATTGTTTGTCAAAACTGATTTTTCTATCTTAGTTGCCTGTGGTAAGATTTTCCTCCTcttatttctatgtatttgtttGCCCAGGGAGAAGTTTTTTCATGTAATCGAAAAAGGGCACAAAAGCAGCTTTCTTATTAAGGCAGAATTATTGTTCATTTCTTCAAATGCTCCATTGTGAGTTAATGagcaaacatatattttattgaatttgatgttttttagctggtatattaaattttatttaccaaaGTGATTCTATTTATCAGAGCAGTTTTACAAGTTCTTCACATTAAGTTTATACTTTTAGATGAAATTGCAGCATCTAAATCAGTTTAAAGCAGGTATTTTAGATCTACTTTGGACAAATGCTAATAACACCTTTGAGTCTGATGGACCCTTGCTAAAAGGTATACAAAGTGTTATCTAGTGTTAGTCTATCACTTGTATCACTACTGTAAACCACTGAGATCACCAAATgaagtttttgctttgttttttttcctatttatatacTTTCTTTGAGAAAGAAGGGCATGAATAAATACCATTTATATTTGTTCTAGTAGTAGTGTCAGGGcttattaaattttgttcttgATAAAACTTTAAGGCTAGTTTGACTAGGGTAGCTAAGCCTAAACATTTTGTGAAGTTCCTGGCACTGTAATATGTTGGCTTCATCTTAGGTGCAAACTACTGCCCCATGTTTGCCTAGCCAGGAACATTTCTGCCTCAACTTTCCTGTTATGGTAGCATATAACATAGGTTTCAAGATCCCCTCCCTCTCTGGTGTTTTCAAAGTTTCTGCAtataaaatctttgccaactgGCCCCCTTCTTGAGACATATGTGGTTCTTTAACAGGATCTTAGTGATGCTGGAACCTCcaacccttttctttcctttgacaATGGTATAAAACATACTTTTCAGTTCAGGACTGTTTTCTTTCACAAGTTCCTCTTAGAAGCTTTGGGGCTTATTACAAGGAACTTCATCCTTCCTACTCTTAGGTGTTTTAGAAGTTTTATTGGTATTGTAGTAAATTTTCTGCAGTTAAGAATCCTTGGATGtatcttacttatttttaaaaatcacttaggtTCTTCACAAAATACTGCCTGTATATTGTACCAAAACtggtagccttttttttttttagaaaatactgttgttattctgttttattctagTTTTAATTAACTTGAGACTCAGTAAACAGATATACTCttagatataaaatttaaaaatcattttcttgttTGCAGAGTAGTTGCTGTGCATTATAACTTAGCTGCATCTCACTACAACCTTATGAGGGACGGTTTTAAGTTCTGAAGCTTTCAGCAGCTCATGATTATAcctgttttaaaaactaaagctTAAATAATTTAGCAGATGATATGTGGTGCAGACAAAACTTTAAGAATAAAGTTCACTaaaaacttgccattctcctttctcttcaaaagcaaaatacattcCTAATTCTTAGGTCCAATTCTTACACATTGTATTGTCTCTTCAGAAGCTCTTGAAAAACTTCATAGATTTCCTTATACTGAGTAGAGACTGAAGGGCTGCACCCCCTAGCCTGACCAGAGCTGGGTGAAACTGAGAAATTTCTAATTAACATAGTCTAGTTAAATCTACGTAtgtatgttttcttccttttatcctACTCTGCCTTCTCTTGTAAAAGCTATCTGTATCCCTATCTCTTCTCACCACTCCAGTTCCTAAagaggaaggtttttttttttttgagtgctgGAGGCCAACTGCCCTACCACTGGGCTACtgggctacatcctcaacccttttttaattttttgagacagggtctccctaagttgctgaggctggccttgaaattgcaatcctcctacctcagtctcctgagtagctggaaacACTGGCATGCCCCATTGCACCCACAGGAAGACGGAGATTTAAGACAGAAAGCTCTCCTCTGTCTTTCTCAAAGCTGGCTAAATTTTTACAGGATTGATGATCAGAAAAACCTATTCCCTCTGGTGAGATGTTTACTGAACCAGTCTTCCTGAGTTCCCTGGGCATCTTCctgaaccattaaaaaaaaaaaaaaaaaaaaaaaaaagccagagaaGTCATTTTTTGCCCTCTGGTTCTTTTTACTTCTGagcttttctctctgtctctggatGTGGCTTTGTCCTCCCTCTTGCACTTAGCAGGCCCCATTGCAAATTTAAGTTTCtgttttccagaatattttctttaatagaagTATGTTGTCTCCCTACTTTtgaccttatttttaaaagctgcatTTAACATTTTGGTCTCTTCTACCCCAGAACAGACTTTCAGTATGCAGTGTGTGCCCCTTGATAAGTTTTGCCACCTTCCTTTAACTTTCTTTAAAAGGTTGCCAAATCTTGGGGTGTCCTTCAAGTTCCGTAAATTGAAACTGTGGATCCAATGAAAGATGTTTTTGGTATTAATggcaaaaaaataatttgatttggCTTTTAACTTGGGGGAATTTATTGGCTCATATAACTAAATGGCCAAGGATAATTCTA
This window of the Ictidomys tridecemlineatus isolate mIctTri1 chromosome 3, mIctTri1.hap1, whole genome shotgun sequence genome carries:
- the Sco1 gene encoding protein SCO1 homolog, mitochondrial, which encodes MAALMLGFGRVIRYPGGQLWRLLPSGIERWVLAERTARVLLTQCCARHEALRLASKLPGSYLRSRPLSTAVPPPPGSSGPESKGSRDPTRPSKPGPVSWKSLAFTFAIGGALLAGMKYFKKEKTEKLEKERQRSIGKPLLGGPFSLTTHEGEPKTDKDYLGQWVLIYFGFTHCPDICPEELEKMIHVVDEIDSIPSLPNLTPLFITIDPERDTKEAIANYVKEFSPKLVGLTGTKEEIDQVARAYRVYYSPGPKDEDEDYIVDHTIIMYLIGPDGGFLDYFGQNKKNAEIAGSIAAHMRAHMKKR